In a single window of the Bradyrhizobium erythrophlei genome:
- the mtaB gene encoding tRNA (N(6)-L-threonylcarbamoyladenosine(37)-C(2))-methylthiotransferase MtaB: MSVEVVTFGCRLNAFESEVIAHEAENAGLIDTIVINSCAVTNEAVAQARQSIRRLKRERPDARIVVTGCAAQTQARMFADMAEVDRVVGNDDKMRSEAWRNARVAFDAAPAFGIDGSEKIAVADIMAVKEMAPHLLEGFQKGLPRVFVQVQNGCDHRCTFCIIPYGRGNSRSVPMGAVVDQVRALVERGHAEIVLTGVDLTSYGADLPGAPKLGQLTKQILRHVPELQRLRISSIDQVEVDRDLLDVIADEQRLMPHLHLSLQSGDDLILKRMKRRHCRADAVDFCAQVRRLRPEIAFGADIIAGFPTESEEMFARSQDMVEECDLTFLHVFPYSPRPGTPAARMPQVNGTVIRERAKRLRTTGEAALQRRLGSEIGATREVLIESAVQGRTEHFMPVTISGETPGAVRTLTIAGHDGARLTV; this comes from the coding sequence ATGAGCGTCGAAGTCGTCACCTTCGGCTGCCGCCTCAACGCCTTCGAATCCGAGGTGATCGCCCATGAGGCGGAGAACGCCGGCCTGATTGACACCATCGTCATCAACAGCTGCGCGGTCACCAACGAGGCGGTGGCGCAGGCGCGGCAATCGATCCGCCGGCTGAAGCGCGAACGGCCGGACGCGCGCATTGTCGTCACCGGCTGCGCGGCGCAGACCCAAGCCCGGATGTTCGCCGACATGGCCGAGGTCGATCGCGTGGTGGGCAATGACGACAAGATGCGGAGTGAGGCCTGGCGCAATGCGCGCGTCGCATTCGATGCGGCGCCGGCCTTCGGCATCGACGGAAGCGAAAAGATCGCGGTCGCCGACATCATGGCCGTGAAGGAAATGGCGCCGCATCTGCTGGAGGGTTTTCAGAAAGGCCTGCCGCGGGTGTTCGTGCAGGTGCAGAACGGCTGCGACCACCGCTGCACCTTCTGCATCATCCCCTACGGCCGCGGCAATTCGCGCTCGGTACCGATGGGCGCGGTGGTCGACCAGGTCCGCGCACTGGTAGAGCGCGGCCATGCCGAGATCGTGCTGACCGGGGTCGATCTCACCAGCTACGGCGCGGATCTGCCGGGCGCGCCGAAACTCGGCCAACTGACAAAACAAATCCTGCGGCACGTGCCGGAACTGCAGCGGTTACGGATCTCGTCCATCGATCAGGTCGAGGTCGATCGCGATCTGCTCGACGTGATCGCCGATGAGCAGCGGTTGATGCCGCATCTGCATCTGTCGCTGCAATCCGGCGACGATCTGATCCTGAAGCGGATGAAGCGGCGGCATTGCCGCGCCGACGCGGTTGATTTTTGCGCGCAGGTGCGGCGGCTGCGGCCGGAGATCGCGTTCGGCGCCGATATCATCGCGGGCTTTCCGACCGAGTCGGAGGAAATGTTCGCGCGCTCGCAGGACATGGTCGAGGAGTGCGATCTCACCTTCCTGCACGTGTTTCCGTATTCACCGCGTCCCGGCACGCCGGCGGCGCGGATGCCGCAGGTCAATGGTACCGTGATCAGGGAACGTGCGAAGCGATTGCGGACCACGGGCGAGGCCGCGCTGCAGCGGCGGCTGGGATCCGAGATCGGCGCGACGCGCGAAGTTCTGATCGAAAGCGCCGTCCAGGGCCGCACCGAACATTTTATGCCGGTAACGATATCGGGTGAGACGCCCGGCGCGGTGCGGACGCTAACGATTGCCGGCCATGATGGTGCGCGGTTGACGGTGTGA
- a CDS encoding integrase core domain-containing protein: MEERIRMFLEYESGNWSVSEVCRRYGICRDTFYEWRKRKESGDPAWFQDRSHAPLQCWQTTNGAIAEKVIAARRRFPYLGPRKLLAVLDRDAPEIAWPAASTIGDILKRAGLVSPVKRRRRPLDQRRPCTPVTSANDEWSTDFKGWFRTRDQRRIDPLTVADSHSRFLIELRIVAPTIEGVRPCFERAFREHGLPLAIRCDNGSPFGSRGPGGLTRLSAWWMKLGITPHFIHPASPQENGRHERMHRTLKAQTSVPPASNAPEQQARFDMFRKHYNEERPHEALDQRPPAEFYSRSPRTMPPRAEDPWYDADHQVRRVRGNGEIKWKGEFVFIGEALVDELVGVAELQTGDHIVRFCDLDIGLIDRRGLFTRFAPLRERLRDPGEQAAQPKLSGIMPVQSVDNHAG; the protein is encoded by the coding sequence ATGGAAGAGCGTATTCGGATGTTTTTGGAGTACGAGAGCGGGAACTGGAGCGTATCGGAGGTGTGCCGGCGCTACGGGATTTGCCGCGACACGTTTTACGAATGGCGCAAGCGGAAAGAGAGCGGCGATCCGGCCTGGTTTCAGGACCGCTCGCATGCGCCCTTGCAGTGTTGGCAGACCACGAACGGTGCGATTGCAGAGAAGGTGATCGCGGCGCGGCGGCGATTTCCGTATCTGGGGCCGCGCAAGCTGTTGGCGGTGCTTGATCGGGATGCCCCCGAGATCGCCTGGCCTGCCGCCTCGACGATCGGGGACATTCTCAAGCGCGCAGGCTTGGTCTCGCCGGTGAAGCGGCGCCGTCGCCCGCTCGACCAGCGGCGGCCCTGCACGCCGGTGACGAGCGCCAATGATGAGTGGAGTACGGACTTCAAGGGCTGGTTTCGCACCCGCGACCAGCGGCGGATCGATCCCTTGACGGTAGCAGACAGTCACAGCCGTTTTCTGATCGAACTCCGCATTGTCGCCCCCACTATTGAGGGCGTTCGCCCCTGTTTTGAACGGGCTTTCCGTGAGCATGGCCTGCCGCTTGCGATCCGCTGCGACAATGGTTCGCCGTTCGGCTCGCGTGGCCCGGGCGGTCTCACCCGGCTGTCGGCCTGGTGGATGAAGCTCGGCATCACACCGCACTTCATCCATCCCGCCTCGCCGCAGGAGAATGGCCGACACGAGCGCATGCACCGCACGCTGAAGGCACAGACCTCGGTCCCGCCAGCCAGCAACGCACCCGAGCAGCAGGCCCGCTTTGACATGTTCCGAAAGCATTACAACGAGGAACGTCCGCACGAAGCGCTGGACCAACGGCCGCCGGCAGAGTTCTACAGCCGCTCCCCGCGCACCATGCCGCCGCGCGCGGAAGATCCCTGGTACGACGCCGATCATCAGGTCCGTCGCGTCCGCGGCAACGGCGAGATCAAATGGAAAGGCGAGTTTGTATTCATCGGTGAAGCGCTGGTGGATGAACTTGTTGGCGTTGCTGAGCTCCAGACCGGTGACCACATCGTGCGCTTCTGCGATCTGGACATCGGCCTCATCGATCGCCGCGGCCTGTTCACCCGGTTCGCTCCGCTTCGTGAGCGGCTCCGCGACCCGGGTGAACAGGCCGCTCAACCCAAACTGTCGGGGATCATGCCGGTCCAAAGTGTCGACAATCATGCCGGTTGA
- a CDS encoding RluA family pseudouridine synthase has translation MSESLDRSTEVPELTADEILARVLHRDGLMLVIDKPAGLPVHRGPKGGANLESSFDALRFGLPRPPVLAHRLDRDTSGCLVLGRHRKATASLGLLFKHGKIAKTYWAVVEGGPVEDEGTIDMPLGRLNAERGWWQKPDPDGQTAVTNWKVLGRGDGLSWLALEPVTGRTHQLRVHSAAAGWPIVGDNIYGNGPRFGEPRLHLHSREIVIPISKNKDPVRVIAPAPPHLHERLRACGWNGE, from the coding sequence ATGAGCGAAAGTCTCGACCGATCGACTGAAGTTCCCGAGCTGACCGCGGATGAAATCCTCGCTCGCGTGCTCCATCGCGACGGGTTGATGCTGGTGATCGACAAGCCGGCGGGGCTGCCGGTGCATCGCGGCCCCAAGGGCGGCGCCAATCTGGAATCCTCTTTCGATGCGCTGCGGTTCGGGTTGCCGCGGCCACCGGTGCTCGCCCACCGGCTCGACCGCGATACCTCCGGCTGCCTTGTGCTCGGCCGCCACCGCAAGGCGACGGCGTCGCTCGGCCTGTTGTTCAAACATGGCAAAATTGCAAAAACCTATTGGGCGGTGGTCGAAGGCGGCCCGGTCGAGGACGAAGGCACCATCGACATGCCGCTCGGCCGGCTCAACGCCGAACGCGGCTGGTGGCAGAAGCCGGATCCGGACGGCCAGACTGCGGTCACCAACTGGAAAGTGCTGGGGCGCGGCGATGGCCTGAGCTGGCTGGCGCTGGAACCCGTCACCGGACGTACCCATCAATTGCGCGTTCATTCGGCCGCGGCGGGCTGGCCGATCGTTGGTGACAACATCTATGGCAATGGCCCGCGTTTCGGTGAGCCGCGCCTGCATCTGCATTCCCGCGAGATCGTGATCCCGATTTCCAAAAACAAGGACCCCGTGCGCGTGATCGCGCCGGCGCCGCCACATTTGCACGAGCGGCTCAGGGCGTGCGGCTGGAATGGGGAGTGA
- the ftsY gene encoding signal recognition particle-docking protein FtsY — MSDTTPEKPKLSWWRRLSDGLKRTSSSLGSAVADLVTKRKLDRAMLEDIEDVLLRADLGTEVAARISAAVGVGRYDKAISADDVKTVVATEVEKVLVPVAKPLVIDAAQKPFVILVVGVNGSGKTTTIGKLAARLSAEGRKVMLAAGDTFRAAAIEQLKIWGERTKSPVIAGAQGSDSASLAFNALTAAREGKLDVLLVDTAGRLQNKAELMNELEKVVRVIRKVDASAPHAVLLVLDATVGQNALSQVEAFHRTAGVTGLVMTKLDGTARGGILVALAEKFKLPVHFIGVGEGIDDLAPFTARDFAQAIAGIE, encoded by the coding sequence ATGAGCGATACCACTCCGGAAAAACCAAAACTGAGCTGGTGGCGGCGGCTGTCCGACGGCCTGAAGCGCACCTCGAGTTCGCTGGGTTCGGCGGTGGCCGATCTCGTCACCAAGCGCAAGCTCGACCGCGCGATGCTCGAGGATATCGAGGACGTGCTGCTGCGCGCCGATTTGGGAACCGAGGTGGCCGCGCGCATCTCGGCAGCGGTAGGCGTCGGCCGCTACGACAAGGCGATCTCGGCGGATGACGTCAAAACCGTGGTCGCAACCGAAGTCGAGAAGGTGCTGGTTCCGGTGGCGAAACCGCTGGTGATCGATGCGGCGCAAAAGCCGTTCGTCATTCTCGTGGTCGGCGTCAACGGTTCCGGCAAGACCACCACCATAGGCAAGCTTGCGGCCAGGCTTTCGGCCGAAGGCCGCAAGGTGATGCTGGCCGCCGGCGATACCTTTCGCGCGGCCGCCATCGAGCAGTTGAAGATCTGGGGCGAGCGCACCAAATCGCCGGTCATAGCGGGCGCGCAGGGCTCGGATTCAGCGAGCCTTGCCTTCAATGCGCTGACCGCGGCGCGGGAGGGCAAGCTCGACGTGCTGCTGGTCGACACCGCGGGCCGCCTGCAGAACAAGGCCGAACTGATGAACGAACTTGAGAAGGTCGTTCGGGTCATCCGGAAGGTCGATGCGTCGGCGCCACATGCGGTGCTGCTCGTGTTGGACGCCACGGTGGGACAAAATGCGCTGTCGCAGGTCGAGGCGTTTCATCGTACCGCAGGGGTCACCGGCCTGGTGATGACAAAACTCGACGGCACCGCGCGCGGCGGCATCCTGGTGGCTTTGGCTGAAAAGTTCAAACTGCCGGTGCACTTCATCGGCGTCGGCGAGGGCATCGACGATCTCGCGCCGTTCACAGCGCGGGATTTCGCGCAGGCGATCGCGGGGATTGAATAG
- a CDS encoding septation protein A: MDKTTPHPLFKLATELGPLVVFFVANAKFHLFVATGAFMVAIVAAMLASYVVTRHVPIMALVTGVVVLVFGTLTLVLHDETFIKVKPTIIYGLFAAVLGGGLLVGRSFIAVMFDQMFNLTPQGWRVLTLRWALFFFAMAILNEIVWRTQTTDFWVAFKAFGVIPLTMGFAITQMPLIKRYHLEPASLEASEAEAGDVSKG; encoded by the coding sequence ATGGACAAAACCACCCCGCATCCGCTGTTCAAGCTCGCGACCGAACTCGGTCCGCTGGTGGTGTTTTTCGTCGCCAATGCCAAATTCCACCTGTTCGTGGCCACCGGCGCGTTCATGGTGGCGATCGTGGCCGCGATGCTCGCGTCTTACGTGGTGACGCGGCATGTCCCGATCATGGCGCTGGTCACCGGCGTCGTCGTGCTGGTGTTCGGCACGTTGACGCTGGTGCTGCATGACGAAACCTTCATCAAGGTCAAGCCCACCATCATCTACGGCCTGTTCGCCGCGGTGCTCGGCGGCGGCCTGCTGGTCGGCCGCTCCTTCATCGCGGTCATGTTCGACCAGATGTTCAACCTCACGCCGCAGGGCTGGCGCGTCCTGACCTTGCGCTGGGCGCTGTTCTTTTTCGCGATGGCGATCCTGAACGAAATCGTCTGGCGCACCCAGACCACCGATTTCTGGGTCGCGTTCAAGGCGTTCGGCGTGATCCCCCTGACGATGGGTTTTGCGATCACCCAGATGCCGCTGATCAAGCGCTATCACCTGGAGCCGGCCTCGCTGGAGGCAAGCGAAGCCGAGGCGGGCGACGTGAGCAAGGGGTGA
- a CDS encoding ComEA family DNA-binding protein yields the protein MRHFTLASLAAAALALGLLTASPSIAQTAQPGAKSDKMAPASKMAPAAKSDLLDINSASADELDALPGIGKAYSAAIIKGRPYKGKDDLVSKNVVPQKTYDGIKDKIIAKQK from the coding sequence ATGCGTCATTTCACGCTCGCTTCACTTGCCGCGGCTGCGCTCGCCCTGGGTTTGCTGACGGCTTCGCCGTCGATCGCACAGACCGCGCAGCCTGGCGCCAAATCCGACAAGATGGCTCCGGCATCGAAGATGGCGCCGGCCGCCAAATCCGATCTGCTCGACATCAATTCCGCGAGCGCCGACGAACTCGACGCGCTGCCGGGAATCGGCAAGGCCTATTCCGCCGCGATCATCAAGGGCCGCCCGTACAAGGGCAAGGATGATCTGGTGAGCAAGAACGTCGTGCCGCAAAAAACCTATGACGGCATCAAGGACAAGATCATCGCCAAGCAGAAGTGA
- a CDS encoding DsbE family thiol:disulfide interchange protein: protein MNESSTGAPTTNATPPRRSWLMALPLVAFAALAALFWFRLGDGDPSRIPSALIGHPAPQTALPQLEGLANNGAQVPGLDPAVFKGKVSVVNVWASWCVPCHDEAPLLTQLGRDKRLQLIGINYKDAPDNARRFLGRYGNPYGIVGVDGNGRAAIEWGVYGVPETFIVGRQGTIVYKLVGPVTSENIDTVLKPEIDKALKAGS, encoded by the coding sequence ATGAACGAGTCTTCAACAGGCGCACCGACAACGAACGCAACCCCGCCTCGCCGATCCTGGCTGATGGCGCTGCCGCTGGTCGCATTCGCAGCACTGGCCGCGCTGTTCTGGTTTCGACTCGGCGACGGCGATCCGTCGCGAATTCCCTCAGCGCTGATCGGCCACCCGGCGCCGCAGACCGCGCTGCCGCAGCTCGAGGGCCTTGCCAATAATGGCGCGCAGGTGCCCGGGCTCGATCCGGCCGTGTTCAAGGGCAAGGTCAGCGTCGTCAACGTGTGGGCGTCGTGGTGCGTGCCGTGCCACGACGAAGCGCCGCTCCTGACCCAGCTTGGCCGCGACAAGCGGCTGCAGCTGATCGGCATCAACTACAAGGACGCCCCCGATAATGCCCGGCGCTTTCTCGGCCGCTATGGCAATCCCTACGGCATCGTCGGCGTCGACGGCAACGGCCGCGCCGCGATCGAATGGGGTGTCTATGGCGTGCCGGAGACCTTCATCGTCGGGCGCCAAGGCACCATCGTCTACAAGTTGGTCGGTCCGGTGACATCAGAGAATATCGACACCGTCCTCAAGCCCGAGATCGACAAGGCGCTGAAGGCGGGGTCGTAG
- the ccmD gene encoding heme exporter protein CcmD produces the protein MSLGPYASFIATSYLLVAAVVLILIAWIATDYRRQTMRLRELDAAGVIRRSGRSAAEIR, from the coding sequence ATGTCGCTCGGTCCCTATGCGTCCTTTATCGCGACGTCCTATCTGCTGGTGGCCGCCGTGGTGCTGATCCTCATTGCCTGGATCGCGACCGACTATCGCCGCCAGACGATGCGTCTGCGCGAACTCGATGCGGCGGGTGTTATCAGGCGCTCAGGGCGCAGCGCGGCGGAGATCCGATGA
- a CDS encoding heme ABC transporter permease has translation MTLIDLANPTRFLTLTARILPWLAGLTAILLAIGLYQSAMAPDDYQQGATVKIMFIHVPNAWLSMFVWGVMSLAALGTLVWRHPLADVAAKAAAPIGAAFTFLALVTGSLWGRPMWGTYWEWDARLTSVLILFLMYLGLIALWRAVEDPSRAARAAAILTLVGAINLPIIKFSVDWWNTLHQPASVLRMGGPTLDRAFLIPLLMMALAFSLLFLTLHLAAMRNEILRRRVRALQMMQASQRSA, from the coding sequence ATGACGCTGATCGATCTCGCCAATCCCACCCGGTTCCTGACGCTGACCGCGCGAATATTGCCATGGCTTGCGGGCTTGACCGCCATCCTGCTGGCGATCGGGCTCTATCAATCGGCCATGGCGCCCGACGACTATCAGCAGGGCGCCACGGTCAAGATCATGTTCATCCATGTGCCGAATGCGTGGCTTTCGATGTTCGTCTGGGGTGTGATGAGCCTCGCGGCACTCGGCACACTGGTGTGGCGGCATCCGCTGGCGGACGTCGCCGCCAAGGCCGCCGCCCCGATCGGCGCGGCGTTCACGTTTCTCGCGCTGGTGACGGGCTCGCTGTGGGGCCGGCCGATGTGGGGCACCTATTGGGAATGGGATGCGCGGCTCACCTCGGTACTGATCCTGTTTCTGATGTATCTCGGCCTGATCGCGCTGTGGCGCGCGGTCGAAGATCCCTCGCGAGCCGCGCGTGCCGCGGCGATCCTGACGCTGGTCGGCGCCATCAACCTGCCGATCATCAAATTCTCGGTGGACTGGTGGAATACGCTGCATCAGCCGGCGTCGGTACTGCGGATGGGCGGACCGACGCTCGATCGCGCCTTTTTGATTCCGCTGCTGATGATGGCGCTGGCGTTCTCGCTGCTGTTCCTCACGCTGCACCTGGCGGCGATGCGCAACGAAATCCTGCGCCGCCGGGTGCGCGCCTTGCAGATGATGCAAGCCAGCCAGCGTTCGGCGTGA
- the acnA gene encoding aconitate hydratase AcnA, translating into MTSLDSFKCRKTLKVGGKSYVYYSLPTAEKNGLKGISKLPYSMKVLLENLLRNEDDRTVKKDDILAVAKWLKKRALEHEIAFRPARVLMQDFTGVPAVVDLAAMRNAMQALGGDAEKINPLVPVDLVIDHSVIVNFFGDNKAFAKNVVEEYKQNQERYEFLKWGQKAFSNFSVVPPGTGICHQVNLEYLAQTVWTRKEKMTVGKKTGTFEVAYPDSLVGTDSHTTMVNGLAVLGWGVGGIEAEAAMLGQPLSMLLPEVVGFKLKGQLKEGVTATDLVLTVTQMLRKQGVVGKFVEFFGPGLDYLSVADKATIGNMAPEYGATCGFFPVDAETIDYLKTSGRKSDRVALVVAYAKAQGLFRIAKSPDPVFTETLTLDLGDVVPSMAGPKRPEGRVALPGVAEGFAAAMSSEYKKAADVSKRYAVENRNFDLGHGDVVIAAITSCTNTSNPSVLIGAGLLARNAAARGLTAKPWVKTSLAPGSQVVAEYLSNSGLQLDLDKVGFNLIGFGCTTCIGNSGPLPEEISKSINDNGIIGAAVLSGNRNFEGRVSPDVQANYLASPPLVVAYALAGTVTKNLAVEPIANGKDGKPVYLKDIWPTTKEINAFMKKFVTAAIFKKRYADVFKGDTNWRKIKTVESETYRWNMSSTYVQNPPYFEGMKKEPEPIVDVVDARILAMFGDKITTDHISPAGAIKLTSPAGKYLSEHQVRPADFNQYGTRRGNHEIMMRGTFANIRIKNFMLKGADGNIPEGGLTKHWPDGEQMSIYDAAMKYQAEKVPLVVFAGAEYGNGSSRDWAAKGTRLLGVRAVICQSFERIHRSNLVGMGVLPLTFEDGASWSSLGLKGDETVTIRGLQGDLKPRQKLTAEIVSGDGSLRRVSLLCRIDTLDELEYYRNGGILHYVLRKLAA; encoded by the coding sequence ATGACCTCGCTCGACAGCTTCAAATGCCGGAAGACCCTCAAGGTCGGTGGCAAGTCCTACGTCTATTACAGCCTGCCCACCGCCGAGAAAAACGGTCTGAAGGGAATTTCGAAGCTTCCCTATTCGATGAAGGTGCTGCTGGAAAACCTGCTGCGCAATGAAGACGACCGCACCGTCAAAAAAGACGACATCCTCGCCGTCGCGAAGTGGCTGAAAAAGCGCGCGCTTGAACATGAAATCGCATTCCGCCCGGCGCGGGTGCTGATGCAGGATTTCACCGGCGTGCCGGCGGTGGTCGACCTCGCCGCGATGCGCAATGCCATGCAGGCGCTCGGCGGCGATGCTGAAAAGATCAATCCGCTGGTGCCGGTCGATCTCGTCATCGACCACAGCGTGATCGTGAACTTCTTCGGCGACAACAAGGCGTTCGCCAAGAACGTGGTCGAGGAATACAAGCAGAATCAGGAGCGCTACGAATTCCTGAAATGGGGCCAGAAGGCGTTCTCGAATTTCTCGGTGGTGCCGCCCGGCACCGGCATCTGCCATCAGGTCAATCTCGAATATCTCGCGCAGACGGTGTGGACCCGCAAGGAGAAGATGACGGTCGGCAAGAAGACCGGCACTTTCGAGGTCGCGTATCCGGATTCGCTGGTCGGAACTGATTCGCACACCACCATGGTCAACGGTCTTGCCGTGCTGGGCTGGGGCGTCGGCGGCATCGAGGCGGAAGCCGCGATGCTCGGCCAGCCGTTGTCGATGCTGCTGCCGGAAGTGGTCGGCTTCAAGCTCAAGGGGCAGCTCAAGGAAGGTGTCACTGCCACCGATCTGGTGCTGACGGTGACGCAGATGCTGCGCAAGCAGGGCGTGGTCGGAAAATTCGTCGAGTTTTTCGGCCCCGGGCTGGATTATCTCTCGGTGGCGGACAAGGCGACCATCGGCAACATGGCGCCTGAATACGGTGCCACCTGCGGCTTCTTCCCGGTCGATGCCGAGACCATCGATTATCTCAAGACCTCGGGCCGCAAATCCGACCGGGTCGCGCTGGTCGTTGCCTACGCCAAGGCGCAGGGCCTGTTCCGCATCGCCAAGTCGCCCGATCCGGTGTTCACGGAAACGCTGACGCTCGACCTCGGCGACGTCGTGCCCTCGATGGCCGGACCGAAGCGCCCGGAAGGCCGGGTCGCGCTGCCCGGGGTCGCGGAAGGTTTTGCCGCGGCGATGAGCAGCGAATACAAGAAAGCCGCCGATGTGTCGAAGCGCTATGCGGTCGAGAACCGCAATTTCGATCTCGGCCATGGCGACGTGGTGATTGCGGCGATCACCTCATGCACCAACACTTCCAATCCAAGCGTGCTGATCGGCGCCGGACTGTTGGCGCGCAACGCCGCCGCTAGGGGCCTCACCGCAAAGCCCTGGGTCAAGACGTCGCTGGCGCCCGGCAGCCAGGTGGTCGCGGAATATCTTTCCAATTCCGGACTGCAGCTCGACCTCGACAAGGTCGGCTTCAACCTGATCGGCTTCGGCTGCACCACCTGCATCGGCAACTCCGGACCGCTGCCGGAGGAGATTTCAAAGTCGATCAACGACAACGGCATCATCGGCGCCGCCGTGTTGTCGGGCAATCGCAATTTCGAAGGCCGCGTCAGCCCGGACGTGCAGGCCAACTATCTGGCCTCGCCGCCGCTGGTGGTGGCCTATGCGCTGGCGGGTACGGTGACGAAGAATCTGGCCGTTGAGCCGATCGCCAACGGCAAGGACGGCAAGCCGGTCTATTTGAAGGACATCTGGCCGACGACCAAGGAGATCAACGCCTTCATGAAAAAGTTCGTGACCGCGGCGATCTTCAAGAAGCGCTACGCCGATGTGTTCAAGGGGGACACCAACTGGCGCAAGATCAAGACCGTCGAGAGCGAAACCTATCGCTGGAACATGAGTTCGACCTACGTTCAGAACCCGCCCTATTTCGAAGGCATGAAGAAAGAGCCGGAGCCGATCGTCGATGTCGTCGACGCGCGGATCCTGGCGATGTTCGGCGACAAGATCACCACCGACCACATCTCGCCGGCCGGCGCGATCAAGCTGACATCGCCCGCCGGAAAATATCTGTCGGAACATCAGGTGCGCCCGGCCGATTTCAATCAATACGGCACGAGGCGCGGCAACCATGAAATCATGATGCGCGGCACCTTCGCCAACATCCGCATCAAGAACTTCATGCTGAAGGGCGCCGACGGCAATATTCCGGAAGGCGGCCTGACCAAGCATTGGCCCGACGGCGAGCAGATGTCGATCTACGATGCCGCCATGAAATATCAGGCCGAAAAAGTGCCGCTGGTGGTATTTGCCGGCGCCGAATACGGCAACGGTTCGTCGCGGGACTGGGCCGCGAAGGGAACGCGCCTGCTCGGCGTTCGCGCCGTGATCTGCCAGAGCTTCGAGCGTATCCATCGCTCCAATCTGGTCGGCATGGGCGTGCTGCCGCTGACCTTCGAGGACGGAGCTTCGTGGTCGTCGCTCGGGCTGAAGGGCGATGAGACCGTAACGATACGGGGATTGCAGGGCGATCTGAAACCGCGCCAGAAGCTGACGGCGGAAATCGTGTCGGGCGACGGCTCGCTGCGGCGCGTTTCGCTGCTGTGCAGGATCGATACGCTCGACGAACTCGAATATTATCGAAATGGCGGCATTTTGCACTACGTCCTGCGCAAGCTGGCGGCATGA
- a CDS encoding DUF1223 domain-containing protein: MAAMMAYNCISRWSGALGVCAIIAVIRPAHADPRAVVELFTSQGCSSCPPADKIIGELAKDPSVIALSMPIDYWDYLGWKDTLADARFSARQKAYSQMRGDREVYTPQVVVNGSVHVVGSDRAGIESAISTTKKHDGVMSVPVTMTQSGRQINVSVAASTRGPAVSHGEVWICSISKAVPISIGRGENRGRELTYYNVVRNLLKVGDWNGTPGSWSVPLENLSRDGVDGAVVYVQDGNRDKPGPMLGAAYTSLH; this comes from the coding sequence ATGGCAGCGATGATGGCCTATAATTGTATTTCGCGATGGTCGGGGGCGCTCGGCGTCTGTGCGATTATAGCGGTTATCCGTCCGGCTCACGCCGATCCGCGCGCAGTGGTGGAGTTGTTCACCTCGCAGGGATGCTCCTCGTGCCCGCCCGCCGACAAGATCATCGGCGAACTGGCCAAGGATCCCTCGGTGATCGCGCTCAGCATGCCGATCGACTACTGGGATTACCTTGGCTGGAAGGACACGCTGGCGGATGCACGGTTCAGCGCCCGGCAAAAAGCTTACTCCCAGATGCGTGGCGATCGCGAGGTCTATACGCCTCAAGTCGTCGTCAATGGATCCGTGCATGTGGTCGGTAGCGATCGCGCCGGCATCGAAAGCGCGATCAGCACCACCAAGAAGCACGATGGCGTGATGTCGGTGCCGGTGACGATGACGCAGTCCGGCAGGCAGATCAACGTTTCGGTCGCCGCCTCGACCAGGGGGCCCGCCGTGTCGCATGGCGAAGTCTGGATCTGCTCGATCTCGAAAGCGGTGCCGATTTCGATCGGGCGCGGCGAGAATCGCGGTCGCGAACTCACCTACTACAACGTAGTGCGTAACCTGCTCAAGGTGGGCGACTGGAACGGCACTCCCGGCAGCTGGAGTGTACCGCTGGAAAATCTTTCCCGCGATGGCGTCGATGGCGCGGTGGTCTATGTCCAGGACGGCAACCGCGACAAGCCTGGCCCGATGCTAGGGGCGGCGTACACGTCGCTGCATTAG
- a CDS encoding DUF2794 domain-containing protein has translation MSSMSEEVDPSEARAAARNAAAGPLPGRVTFNRLELNRILNLYGRMVAEGEWRDYAIDFLKDRAVFSVFRRASEVPIYRIEKDPRLARKQGIYSVISATGLILRRGHELDRVLLVIDRKLAVV, from the coding sequence ATGAGTTCGATGTCGGAGGAAGTCGACCCAAGCGAGGCTCGCGCAGCGGCGCGCAACGCTGCTGCGGGTCCTTTGCCTGGCCGGGTGACATTCAATCGTCTGGAACTCAACCGCATCCTGAATCTGTACGGACGCATGGTCGCCGAGGGCGAGTGGCGTGACTATGCCATCGACTTCCTTAAGGACCGTGCGGTGTTTTCGGTGTTTCGCCGCGCTTCCGAAGTGCCGATCTATCGCATCGAAAAAGATCCGCGGCTCGCGCGCAAGCAGGGCATCTACAGCGTGATCTCTGCGACCGGACTGATCCTGCGCCGCGGCCACGAACTCGACCGCGTGCTGCTGGTGATCGACCGCAAGCTGGCGGTGGTTTAG